Part of the Paludisphaera borealis genome, TACGGATGGGTGCCCAAGGTGTTCCCCGCCGCCCTTCTCGTCGAGCACCCGTGGCTGGCCGGGCTCGAAGGACTGTCGGTCACCGAGCTGGAGATCATCCTGGCGACGTTGAAAACGGCGCGAGACGCGTCGTTAGCCCCGCCGAAATGGGGAAGCTGGTCGTGCAGGATCTCCCGGCGCTGGTCGACCGCGAGTTTCCCGAGGCCACGACTCCCGACCAGATGCGGCGCGAGTCAGACACCCACGATTCGCTCGCGGCCGCCCAGGCGTATGTCTTCGTCGGGCGTCTCGACGAGATGGACCACCTCGACGCTCACGCCGACGGGGTCGGGCCGCCGCTCGTGGTGACCGGTCCGCCGGGCGTTGGGAAGTCGGCCCTGCTCGCCGCTTGAGCGAAGCGCTACCTGCGCCGACGGCAGGGAGAGCGGCGACGCCGGCTCCCGGTAGGCTCGCCCACGGGCATGGAATTGGCGTACCGGGCGCTCCTCGACGATCCCGGGGCGGATCCGGCCGCCGTCTGGGCCGCGTTGATCTTGCTGACCTAAAAGGGGGCGAACCGCGAGGCGATCACGACGGTCGAGCGACTCGCCGCCGCGAATGACGAGCCCCGGCTCGGGCAGGTGCTCGGGCTTCTCGCCCGGCTTCTCCGCGATCTAGGCCGGACGACCGAAGTACTCGAAGCCCTGCGGAGGCAGGAGCCGCTCTGCGCGGGGGACCCCGCGGCTCTGGCGGCCTGCCTGGGGAACCAGGAGACGTTGCTCCGAGAGCTTGACGACCTCGACGGGGCTCTCGCCCTCTTCGGCCGCGAGCTTGTCCGGGGGGCCGTTCGAGGAAGGCGGACGCCGAGGTGAACGCGATCTGGAGCATGAACTGGAACGGGACCAGGGACTCGCCCAACTCTAGGGCTAGCAGAGCCTCGGGCCGGGCGGCGAATTCCGCCTCGCGCACGCCGCTCCAGTAAACGAATTCCGGCGGGAAGTCGATCGCGTTCCGGAAGACCTCGACCGCCGCCCGGAGCCCGGCCTCACGGCCGGAGCCGATTTCCAGGCCGAGCGGCGAGTCGAGCTCGGCGAGCTGGCGGTGGAACCGTGCGTTGAGGGACTTGACGAACTCGTCGAGATCGCCCGTCGGAGCGGCCTCGAGTATGGCATTGACCAGGCCGGCGTCGAAGTGCTCGGGCTTGGCCGTGAGCGGACTACGATCGGGGTCGCGAAGGCGGCCGACGTCCTTGATCGCCAGGCCGACCGTGCTCGCCAGGTTGACGTTCTTGAGGGTGAAACGCGCTCTCGCGAGCAAATCGGGATAGTAGTTTTCGGGGAACTTCATCAGATCGAGTAGTCTGCTCCGGCTCGTCTCACGAATCGAGTCGACGACGAGGACGCGATGCGCCCAGGCGAATTGATACAAGAGGTTGTGTGAGGCGACGCCCTCCGTCGCCTTGGACCGGA contains:
- a CDS encoding ATP-binding protein codes for the protein MQDLPALVDREFPEATTPDQMRRESDTHDSLAAAQAYVFVGRLDEMDHLDAHADGVGPPLVVTGPPGVGKSALLAA